Below is a window of Blastocatellia bacterium DNA.
TGATCAGCGCAATATTGTGATTCGTCCTCTCTGTCATATTTTTGAAGCGGAGATTCGCCAGTATGCTCAAGAGAAGGGGTTCCCGGTGATTTCCTGCGCTTCCCCATTTTGTGAAGATGAGACTAATCTGCGGCCCCAGATGAAGGAATTGTTGGACCATCTTGAGCGCCGGTATCCTCGACTTAAGAACTCGATGCTGGCTTCACTAGGCAACGTGACGCTCACTCATCTGCTGGATAAACGGTACCTGAATCTGGATCAATCAGCTCGTGGAGGTGATTGGTCGGTTGATAAATCGAGTGCTGAGCAGGCAGCTTTATGTGAAACGAGTTAACAGTTGCTCGGCCTCGTCATGATTACTGTGGCGTGTCTTTGGAGCATCGAATGCGGACATACGATGAAACAAAGTCTTATCGGAAAGAGTTGAGTCTGGAGTCATCTGATCTGCTTGACCTCGCTCGATGTGAGTTGATGCAGAGTCGTTCGATTCAGCTCAAGATCAGTGGCAGCGCCATGCGTCCAATGCTTGATGATGGTGATATTGTTGTCATTGATCCGATTGATCCGGCAACAGTTCGTGTCCAGGATATTGTTTTAGTCGCCACGGCCAGCGGCACGGCGTTGATTCATCGTGTCGTTGCGATTCAGGAGATCGAAGGCGCTCTTCATGCTTTGACCAGAGGGGACGGCTCATGTCACCATGATACACCGGTGCCGCTCAACAAGGTGCTTGGTCGTGTGGTAGCCATGCAGCGAAAAGGCAAAGGCAAAATGATCCCTGTTTACCATCCGCATGGGTGGCTTTCTCGCGTTCGTTACTGGCTGCAAGGCATCTTCAGGAATTTGTTCTGACCAGGCAGGTCAGTTGTATGTTGGTTCTTAATCGTGGCGCCCGTGAGTTTTTAATGAGGAGCTAGGAGTTTAATGAGCGCCGCTGCAGGAACACCAATCGAAATGATGCCAGCCATTTTGAAGCCAGCCATATCAATACAAGCCCAGAGGCAGGGTGGTAAGAGAGTGATGTGGCGAATTGTCCTTGGACAAGCCAGTACACGCCTCGTGTGAGTCCGCAGAAAGGGCAGCATAGCCCGGTGAGCAAGCGCAGCGGGCAAAGCGTGATGGTGTAAAGTTCCGGAATCTTCCAGTAGATGATTGCTCCCAGCAAGAGAGGCAATCCCACAACGGTTACCAGGTCAACCTCTCGATAAGGAATTTGTTTGGGCGGGTGTGGATCGTTCGTATGAATGGCCTCCCTTACACGAATTTTCGCAGGTATGTTGTCACATCAGATGCGTGCAAAGCAATGATATTGACAAAGGTTTTTTTCATCCCTAGTCTTATACCCTTCGGATGTGTCGGGCAACAGACAGGCTATTGCGCTGTTGTCTGATCCTAGCAGATGGACGTAGTGCAAATGGAAAAGAGGCCAGAACAACTTCCTTTATTTCATTATCACATTGACGTTCCAATTACTGAGCAGAGCAAGCCGATCACTCCTGCTTTGGAAGTTTCGTTGATAACCCGGAGTGATGATGGCAACAGCTTTTGGGAGGAGACCAAATCTTTTATTCGCGATGTCATTTTCTCAATTCTCGTTGCTATTCTGGTGATCGTCTTCATCATTCAACCAGTTCGCGTAGAAGGAACCAGTATGCTCCCGCATCTTCATGATGGGGAGCGCATCTTTGTGAACAAGTTCATTTACTCGAACTGGGCCAAGTTCTTCATTCCTGATGCGAAGATTCAGCGGGGCGACGTGGTCGTGTTTTGGTATCCGAACGATCCTGACAAATCATTCATCAAACGGGTCATTGGATTGCCTGGGGAAACCGTCTCGATTCATCAAGGGGTCGTGCATATTAACGGCGAGCCTCTGCACGAATCTTACATTGACCCTCCGTACCACCACCGATACGAGAACATGCCGAGCACATTTGTGCGCAATCACTACTACTTTGTCATGGGCGACAATCGTGACGCCAGCAATGACAGTCGGAGTTGGGGACTGGTACCGGAAAAATACATCTACGGGAAAGCGATATTTCGATATTGGCCTCCGGGAAGTGTGGGGACCATTAAATAGGGGCGGGAGCTCCATGAGAAGCTCATGAACGCTCTGCTGGCTTTAGAAGATGGGCGCGTGTTTCATGGCCGTGCCTTTGGCGCTGATGGCGAACGGACTGGTGAAGTGGTCTTCAACACGTGCATGACGGGCTATCAGGAGGTACTGACCGACCCTTCGTATGCCGGACAGATTGTCGTGATGACCTATCCCCAGATAGGAAACTATGGAGTGAACTCAGAGGATGTTGAATCACGCCGGCCGTTTGTTGAAGGATTTGTTGTCAGGGATTATTCGGCTCGGTTCAGCAATTGGCGCGCTCATTGCAGTCTTGAGGAGTACTTAAGGGCGCACGGCATCATCGGCCTCACAGATGTTGATACTCGAGCGATTGTGCGGCATATTCGTGAACGAGGCGCGATGCGAGCCTGTTTGACCACGACGACGCTGGATGAGTCCCGCGCCGTCAGCAAAGCGAGGGCAGCCCCGAGCATGCTGGGGCGTGAGTTGGTCCACGTGGTGAGCTGTCAGGAGCCGTATCAATGGGAGGGAAGATGGCAGCCTGATGAGCAGCCAAGCGTTCATGT
It encodes the following:
- the lepB gene encoding signal peptidase I, which gives rise to MDVVQMEKRPEQLPLFHYHIDVPITEQSKPITPALEVSLITRSDDGNSFWEETKSFIRDVIFSILVAILVIVFIIQPVRVEGTSMLPHLHDGERIFVNKFIYSNWAKFFIPDAKIQRGDVVVFWYPNDPDKSFIKRVIGLPGETVSIHQGVVHINGEPLHESYIDPPYHHRYENMPSTFVRNHYYFVMGDNRDASNDSRSWGLVPEKYIYGKAIFRYWPPGSVGTIK